GCTAATAGTCTGTGTGAATATAAAGCCCACCCTCCTCATTCCCAAACCCAATGCTATAGCCTCAACTAACTTTTCCTCATCCATGTCCCTTAAAAGCATCAAATTATCCTCCGTCCCCTGCTGCGGCGGCTCGTAAATGAAATCCACCTCTACTTTTCCATCCTCCGACACTGTCCCGTACATAAAACCCCCGCGCTTCACCGCAAAAGCCAAACTTTCACTCACATAATGCTGAAAGGCATTAGCCGCATCACGATCAAACGAGACAAGCTCACAGTGCGGGTTCTCCTGACGAGTAACTCTCATCTGCTTGGCAATCAAGTCGTCAATGGTCATCTTCCTGCCGAACGACCCAGCGGGCTGGAATGCAGGGCCCGCAACGGTGCGTTCCCCTTCGTAAGCAAGATAAACAATTGACCCATGCCCGATTTTAAGGGAAGCAATCAGGGTGTTCGGGTTCGACATATCAGTAAATCGCGTCAAATCGGCAGCGGCCTTCGCCAGAAGCAAACTCTGATTAGTCGAGAGGATTTGTGCATGTCTTGGCACCCGAATCTGGGATTCGATAGCCATCTGGAGTTGAGCGACAGTAGCAACCGGGTTGTCGATCGTGACCCGCTCCAACCCGTCACGGCTGCGTACTCTGATCATCATATTTACTGAACCACTAACTGCAACGATTACTCGGAAATAAGATCAAACAGATTGTGAGAAACTGGCAAATTAACAACTATATGGATGAAAATTAAACCCAAAGAACCCTACTTTTTGGGGAAATAACAAGAAAATCGTAGATGCCGTACGAATCAAGAATTCTCCGCGAAGCGAACAAAAGATGAAAGAAGACTGGGGAAAAAGTACTATCTGAGAAGGGAAAGAGGAGAATACGAAGAGAGTTAGACACATGAAACTTAAGTACAAAATCTTTTGCCCCACGAAAAGATTCCTGTTTTGTAAAGGATTtctgttttattttaatttcttctggcacataaattttttactttaattttttttatatcaaaaatattatttattattaaaattataaaattaatttatttaaagatcCATTATACTAGAAGTTTACTAAAATGTTTTCAGCTCGATAATTTGTTACAACTAAATTCGAATTGATATTTCATTGTAAATGTGAGGCTTCGGGTCCTacatataattttaataattataaatgagGAAATTTTTTTCAGcttttctaaaataaaacgaGCAGTATCTCTCCTAAAATAAGAGcatccaaaaatataaaaacatgtCTCAAACAAAAGGCAAAGAAACAAAGACAGTTCTAATAAAACAAACGATTGAGTAAAACACATAACATGTGGGTCACAGACCAACATAAACATCaacaaaataatttacaagttccaaatgtttaaaatataagttCTGATATGCCAAAATAAACTAGTGAACCAAAATAATCCAAGTATCAACAAATAGCTCCTATGACCCGAGAATCTCACTCTAACTCACATCTCCTCGCCTgaagctggactctggcatcccaagcctcgcctcacctaccgttaagcacatgaaaacaagaggtagccgacatgCCGGTAAGCATAAACctagtatgatacaatcaataacatatgggAATTAAAATGACAACTAGTTcaaatataatgcaatgcataaTCAGAATCTGTGGCTATCAATAAAtatcaagatcaagtgaatcatctagtcatagggtacccaagggaagagaatcccccaaaaacatccaccgactcatccgttCGGGGTGGGGTGTTGTGTTCTATAATCTTAGGACTacggtgcgcctatagagagtgttcaggccatagcagcgacctccgcatatactatgccaactcaactataacctcatacgtccaacaaatcaaggagacctccgccatatcaaatttGAATCGAAGAGTGGATCAAGAAGTAATgcaatgatgcaaatcaatatcatcaactcGATCTCATAATAAGCTAATCTCAAGACAACCATCATCAACAAATCACTAGtaattcatcgagccatagaatttacaatttaaaataaaattgatatttttacctcgtatgttaccgaccgtaacatacatTTCAAATACTACCAAAAATAGATCAAAAGATGTGATTGAGAAATCTTGAACCCCCGAAATCTAATATaatatcaacaaaaatacaatatCTTCTTTCTTCTTTCCTTCCATTTCTTATAAATGGTAAGGTGTGTGTAttgtatgtatttattttttaattgtgCATTAAAAGTGTACATTTTAGTGGTCAAAGTCCCCATTTTATTCTACCACACATTTTTCTTATAACTTTGACTTGGTTCAATAATTTctattaatatcatattattatttggggcattacaattcctcccctataaaaaaagatttcgtcctcgaaataaAATCATCAATTACAAGTCTATGATATAATGATCAATACAGAAAGTAAGACCGAGAATAGAAgcatacttcatttgaataactctagatatttttgtctcatattgtcttctaattcccaagtttCCTCCTCGAAAACATGTCCgttccactgtactttaatcaacAGTATCACtttatttctgagttgcttATCTTTTCTGTCGAGAATCTAAATCGGTCTCTCAAAGTAGCTCAAAgtctgatctaactcaatctcgtcgggtggaagtacatgagaaggatttGGActatatttcctcaacatggatACATGAATAACATCAGGAACACCTGATAATGCGAGAGAAAGAGCTAATTTATAAGAAAAATCACCAACACATTCAAAAATCTAATGCGGCCCTATGAATCTAGGTGATAATTTACCCTTATTTCCAAATCTGACTGTACCACAGAAATgatatattttcagaaaaactctgttacctttctcaaaaatcaacggtcgtctcctgatgttcgcatacttagcctTCCTATACTGAGTAGTTCGCATATGACTTTGAATCAATTTCGCCTTCTATGTCAaatctcttatcatatcaggtcccataactggtgcttcagataaatcgtcccagtacagaggagatcgacactttctgccatatagtgtttcaaatggtgacattccaatgctcacttgataaTTGTTGTTATAAGAGAACTGGACAAGTGGCAGCGAATCCTGCCAATcaataccaaaatccatcactacagctctcagcatatcctctaatgtctaaatagtacgttctgactgtccgtctgtctgagaaTGATATgatgtactcaaatgcaaacgagtgCCCAGGGCCccctgtaaactctgccaaaaaggAGAAGAAAACCTAGGATCACcatctgatacaatggacttaggcacaccatgcaatcccaaaacttctctgatgtacaatctggccatctgatcatgcctatatgtcatctAATAAGGAATGAAACACGAAGACTTGGTTAATATGTCAACGAAAACCCAAACTGcatcgcaacccctcgacgacctcggcaatttcgtgaAAAAGTCGATGGCGATATGGTCTCACTTCCATTCTAGAACCTTAAGACTATGCAAAAGACCTATTGGTCGCTTCTTTTATGCTTccacttgttgacaattcaaacaatgAGAAACAAATTCTGCTATATCAGATctcattcttttccaccaaaattgtttttTCAAGTCTTCCAGGGTATACACTGAActtactgcaatgagcatcacgcaGAATCTGTATCCTCAACTCTGAAATGCTAGGAACTACAgtacgatcattcacaaacaaaatactcTCCTCATTGGCCTGAAATTATGATCGATGACCTGATCTGACAAGTTCAGCTGATTATTGAATGTTTTGATCTAACATTTGGGCTTCTATGATTTTGACAAACAGCTCTGGCTCTGCCTGGATTATAAATACTCGTACATGTTGAGTATATACCAAAAAATCCAAACAAAAAAGACAGCAGTCTTCTACTAAATCAGATATactgctagtgatcaaggacatattgcatacttttatgctcaaagcatcggctgctgcattagacttgcctggataatattttatctcgcaatcatagtctttcaacaagtctaaccaacgcctatgtctcatgttcagctcagCTTGTGAAAAGAGGTATTTCAATCTCTTATGATCAgttaatatctcaaatatctCCCCATATAAGTAGTGACGCAAAATatttaaggcaaaaaccactgctgcaGGTTCTAAGTCATGCACTGGATatctagactcatgtggcttcaactgtcatgaagcataggcaaccacactgtaatagccaagcctggtgaacggtacggtttaagatttcatatgattattgactatttggttgagtttaagtatagttttgatgttaagagttgtgatttatggtttatagtattgttgttaATAGATGTTGTGCAGTTgtattgtagcgtcgttgcgatttaattcatggtaatttgtatgttgagccgattggtatgaggccaattggactGGTTAGATATgttatagaggtgcaactttcttgttgggagTGTTTCCAATATATGAAGAGAAGAGACGTTGCGGTTCGGTTTAGTTGCGAAGAGTATTGCTGgttcagaggagagtgcacccgcactcctttatgcagtgcacccgcgctcaaaaaagaccgcacccgcggtcgttatttcagatttttggttgAGTTACCAAagacacaccgcacccgcggtgtaagagttaccgcacccgcggtcgtcatttttggatttttggatgagatgccgaaggcatagcgcacccgcggtgaagaagacagcgcacccgcggtcgatgaatagtgaaagcgtgttttcgagatttaagtgatataaatgGTAGAGTTactctcatttctctcatttctctccattctctcggtttgcagctcaagtgaaggctagggttccatttcctttcacttcatctctttgattcttgcatcttgttgGAGTTTTGTAGTGTGAGCAAAGTTATTGTGGGTTTtaagagctaaggtaagcttatgggtttgtttatttcttggttttggtgttgggagatatgatgggtttgttgattatgttggttttatggatttaatggtatgggtttgtgattattgagatgataatggtgcaatacatggtttattgttgtaggttgtgtaccaagagattatattcaaggtttcaagtggttgtaggtggaattcatttccttgtggtCACATGATAATAAATGTATTGTGTTTGAatagttttaacatgttattcccttccatttgattcatgctatgtattaatacactttgttgtatattagaggcattttatgtctcaattgtgtaaaagggaatacaaaagaaaagagtatgcaaagtgtttgatgaaatgccaaagaaagagttcaaatgatttatggattgatagatacatagtcagagattgcatgcaattatttgatcaacgaccataggcttatatccctcagagttatcgatgtatatcgatgggatataggtacagagacagagatactatatagatatcaatccatcagagaaaagagaaatagcatcgttattgttattcatgctatgatatttatgtttcagagttgatggtatttaatgttttcaaagttaTGATTTTCatagtatgctatgtatccaatgctatgtaagagttccacttgctgagttttatactcatttcagttatttcatgtgatgcagataagagtgacgagccgggacgttgattggggccggagtcatatgcataagagagggaaggaagaaggctacttttgctagcattttggacatgatcacaaaaatgatattttgtatttcgttgtatcatttcattgatcatgtatatacttttgattgtaaatatttttatatcaagaaatttttaatccttcctcccttcaagtaaaatttttagtattccgctgctattttattaaaaccggtcagaggtgtcacatttaatggtatcagagcaacgttcttcggaccaatgcatatgacttcgtctactttcaacggtctgggtatgtcttcttctacatctattcattgttatctattgataaGTAttttgtgagcacattgtaggagtatgcctcctaagagaaaggcttcagagggtgaggatagttcttcctctagagttgtcgatgagttcggcaagttattgaaagagcaagctaaggtccatagtgagcagatccaacag
The sequence above is a segment of the Primulina tabacum isolate GXHZ01 chromosome 6, ASM2559414v2, whole genome shotgun sequence genome. Coding sequences within it:
- the LOC142549248 gene encoding NPL4-like protein 2 is translated as MMIRVRSRDGLERVTIDNPVATVAQLQMAIESQIRVPRHAQILSTNQSLLLAKAAADLTRFTDMSNPNTLIASLKIGHGSIVYLAYEGERTVAGPAFQPAGSFGRKMTIDDLIAKQMRVTRQENPHCELVSFDRDAANAFQHYVSESLAFAVKRGGFMYGTVSEDGKVEVDFIYEPPQQGTEDNLMLLRDMDEEKLVEAIALGLGMRRVGFIFTQTISQDKKDYTLSNSEILQAVELHTEGDLKEWVTAMVKLEVNEDGGAEVHFEAFQISDMCVRLFKEDWFEREVQEEVDPKLSRMKKDVVVGVKDTREVDNDFFLVVVKISDHQGPLASTFPVENRMSPLTMDALKYHMDRTKSLPFVKRISDFHLLLLLARFLDIKTDIPALTGCVLLQATVPEGYQLLIESVAH